The following proteins are co-located in the Echinicola sp. 20G genome:
- a CDS encoding RidA family protein has translation MSAEENFNKLELNLPPAPKPLGVYKPCLIDGKYLYLSGHGTVKDDGTLIMGRIGQEMDMEQGKLAARQVGLAMLSTIRANLGSLNKVKRVIKVLGMVNCVPEFEKHPYVINGCSELFAAVWGEENGIGVRSAVGFGSLPDNIPVEVEAVFELH, from the coding sequence ATGTCAGCGGAAGAGAACTTTAATAAGCTAGAACTTAATTTACCACCTGCTCCCAAGCCTTTGGGAGTTTATAAGCCTTGCTTGATTGACGGTAAATATTTGTATTTATCGGGACACGGAACGGTGAAGGATGATGGAACCCTGATCATGGGGAGAATTGGACAGGAAATGGATATGGAGCAAGGTAAGCTAGCCGCTAGGCAAGTAGGCTTGGCCATGCTTTCCACAATTCGGGCCAACCTTGGAAGCCTTAACAAGGTAAAAAGAGTGATCAAGGTGTTGGGTATGGTAAACTGTGTACCTGAATTTGAAAAACACCCTTATGTCATCAATGGCTGCAGCGAACTTTTTGCGGCTGTCTGGGGGGAAGAAAATGGGATTGGGGTTAGAAGCGCTGTAGGCTTTGGCTCTCTTCCCGATAATATTCCAGTAGAAGTTGAAGCTGTTTTTGAACTACATTAA
- a CDS encoding D-TA family PLP-dependent enzyme translates to MPEDLEDWYVVRDVEKIDSPALIVYPKRVRNNIKKLKSMVKSLDQLQPHVKTFKCREVVDMLMEEGILQFKCATIAEAEMLAIAGAKEVLIAYPMVGPKVNRMIKLMLAYQDTQFSCLVDCPEQALHLSNHTHQADVYLRVYVDINVGTDRTGIGPNEGAMELYDFCKETSHLITMGLHIYDGHIRQLDINERARCCDEAFEPVNKMMDQIVKKYGQDIKVIAGGTPTFPIHQKRKGVICSPGTFVYWDKGYHDALPEQQFDFGAVLLCRVVSKPAPHLACLDLGYKSIASEGSLENRAWFLGYPKWKIVGHHEEHMVVDVGRDSLEVGQEIYAVPNHICPTVAMYDKVLTVESHVVNGKWLTLARKRKINI, encoded by the coding sequence ATGCCTGAAGACTTAGAAGACTGGTATGTTGTAAGAGATGTAGAGAAGATAGATTCACCTGCTTTGATCGTTTACCCCAAAAGGGTGAGGAATAATATCAAAAAGCTTAAATCGATGGTCAAGAGCCTCGATCAGCTCCAACCTCATGTCAAGACATTCAAATGTAGGGAAGTGGTGGACATGTTGATGGAGGAAGGGATACTCCAGTTTAAATGTGCCACCATAGCCGAGGCAGAGATGTTGGCGATCGCAGGAGCCAAGGAAGTGCTGATTGCCTACCCAATGGTTGGTCCTAAGGTGAACAGAATGATCAAGCTGATGTTGGCCTATCAAGATACCCAATTTTCATGTCTGGTAGATTGCCCAGAACAGGCACTGCACCTTTCGAACCATACCCATCAGGCTGATGTATATCTCCGCGTTTATGTGGATATAAATGTAGGAACGGATAGAACCGGAATCGGTCCAAATGAAGGTGCCATGGAGCTTTATGATTTTTGTAAAGAAACCAGCCACTTGATCACGATGGGATTGCATATTTACGATGGACATATTAGGCAACTGGATATCAATGAGCGAGCGAGATGTTGTGACGAAGCTTTCGAACCTGTTAATAAAATGATGGACCAGATCGTGAAAAAGTATGGTCAGGATATAAAAGTAATAGCAGGAGGAACCCCTACATTTCCCATTCATCAAAAGCGAAAAGGGGTAATTTGTAGCCCGGGGACATTTGTCTATTGGGATAAAGGGTATCATGATGCCTTGCCTGAGCAGCAATTTGATTTTGGTGCTGTTTTGCTCTGCAGGGTAGTTTCTAAGCCGGCACCTCATCTGGCCTGTTTGGACTTGGGTTATAAATCAATTGCTTCTGAAGGCTCCTTGGAAAACAGGGCTTGGTTTTTAGGGTATCCAAAATGGAAAATTGTTGGTCATCATGAGGAACATATGGTGGTGGATGTGGGCAGGGATTCTTTAGAAGTGGGCCAAGAAATCTATGCTGTTCCAAATCATATTTGCCCAACTGTTGCGATGTATGATAAGGTGCTTACTGTTGAAAGTCATGTGGTAAATGGTAAATGGTTGACTTTGGCTAGAAAAAGGAAAATTAACATTTAA
- a CDS encoding dipeptidase, translating to MFTIDAHLDLSMNALEWNRDLTQPVATINAREQGQNDKPDRGKATVSLPSLREGDVGLVVATQIARYVAPDNPLPGWHSPAQAWAQTQGQLAWYKAMEDAGEMVQIRDLDGLEKHLSLWKCDLPNEDKPIGYILSLEGADSIVDLSYLEKAYDYGLRALGPAHYGPGRYAQGTDATGFMGKKGQELLKEMERLNIVLDATHLCDDSFWEAMEHFNGHVWASHNNCRALVDHNRQFSDEQIKALIERGAVIGGALDAWMMVSGWVRGKSTPLETGCNLEILLDHLDHICQLAGNADHIGIGTDLDGAFGKEQCPYDLETISDLQKIPKLLGKRGYSNIDIEKVMYGNWLRFLRKAWS from the coding sequence ATGTTCACCATAGATGCCCATTTGGATTTAAGCATGAATGCTTTGGAGTGGAACAGGGATCTAACACAGCCTGTAGCGACTATCAATGCTCGTGAGCAAGGTCAAAACGATAAGCCAGACAGAGGGAAAGCTACTGTTTCTTTGCCTTCATTGCGGGAAGGGGATGTTGGGCTGGTAGTGGCGACGCAAATAGCGAGGTATGTTGCTCCCGATAATCCTTTGCCCGGTTGGCATTCGCCTGCGCAAGCATGGGCCCAGACCCAAGGACAATTGGCTTGGTATAAGGCCATGGAGGACGCTGGGGAAATGGTTCAAATAAGGGATTTGGATGGGTTGGAGAAGCATTTGAGTTTATGGAAATGTGATTTGCCCAATGAAGATAAGCCGATTGGTTATATCTTATCCTTGGAAGGGGCAGATTCGATTGTTGATCTGAGCTATCTTGAAAAAGCCTACGATTATGGTTTGAGAGCGCTTGGACCAGCCCATTATGGTCCCGGAAGGTATGCGCAGGGAACTGATGCGACAGGTTTTATGGGTAAGAAGGGGCAAGAACTTCTAAAAGAGATGGAGCGTCTGAATATTGTTTTGGATGCGACACACCTTTGTGATGATAGTTTTTGGGAAGCAATGGAGCACTTTAATGGCCATGTGTGGGCCAGTCACAATAACTGTAGAGCTTTGGTGGATCATAACAGGCAGTTTAGTGATGAGCAGATCAAAGCGCTCATAGAAAGAGGAGCCGTTATTGGTGGGGCCTTGGATGCTTGGATGATGGTTTCAGGTTGGGTGAGAGGGAAGTCCACACCTTTGGAAACAGGCTGTAACCTAGAGATCCTGTTAGATCATCTGGATCATATCTGTCAGCTGGCAGGAAATGCAGATCACATTGGCATTGGAACGGATTTAGATGGTGCTTTTGGAAAGGAACAATGCCCTTATGATCTGGAGACAATTTCAGATTTACAAAAAATCCCAAAATTATTGGGGAAAAGAGGTTATTCAAATATAGATATTGAGAAAGTCATGTACGGAAATTGGCTCAGATTTTTGAGAAAGGCATGGTCCTGA
- the rpsA gene encoding 30S ribosomal protein S1, which yields MSNNEDFNWDKFETKGFGEGYTSAERAEMEKLYDQTLTEISEKEVIKGTVVGVNDKDVIINIGFKSDGLVPRTEFRDLPDLKIGDEVELFIEEQENALGQLVLSRKKAKMVRAWQDIEDALEFDNVIEGLVKRRTKGGLIVDIYGVEAFLPGSQIDVKPIRDFDVYVGKKMEVKVVKINHANDNVVVSHKVLIEKDLEKQKAEILNNLEKGQVLEGVIKNMTNFGVFIDLGGVDGLLHITDISWGRINHPEEVLNLDDKVQVVVLDFDDDKKRISLGMKQLTAHPWDSLSAELEVGSKVKGKIVNVADYGAFLELAPGVEGLIHVSEMSWSQHLRNPADFVKVGDEIEAVVLTLDKEDRKMSLGIKQLTEDPWTKQDMVTKYAVSTKHKGVVRNLTNFGLFLELEEGIDGLVHVSDLSWTKKIKHPSEYVKVGDELEVIVLELDVDNRRLALGHKQLEENPWDTFEGIFPVGSVHKCTVVSKNDKGAVLELPYGLEGFATIKNLEKEDGSQVEVGEALDFRVTEFSKDDKRIVLSHTATFKEEAIPAAKPAKKAAPKKKAAGAEPQEKSTLGDLDALSALKEKMEGGDKK from the coding sequence ATGTCTAATAACGAAGATTTTAACTGGGACAAGTTCGAAACCAAAGGTTTTGGTGAAGGCTACACTTCTGCCGAGAGAGCAGAGATGGAAAAACTTTATGACCAAACCTTGACTGAAATCAGTGAGAAGGAAGTAATCAAAGGTACTGTAGTAGGTGTCAATGATAAGGATGTGATCATCAACATCGGTTTCAAATCTGATGGTTTGGTGCCAAGAACTGAATTCCGTGACCTTCCTGATCTTAAGATCGGTGACGAAGTAGAACTTTTCATTGAAGAGCAAGAAAATGCATTGGGTCAATTGGTTCTTTCTAGAAAGAAAGCCAAAATGGTACGTGCATGGCAAGACATCGAAGATGCACTTGAGTTTGACAATGTGATCGAAGGTCTTGTGAAAAGAAGAACCAAAGGTGGTTTGATCGTAGATATCTACGGTGTAGAAGCCTTCTTGCCAGGTTCTCAAATTGACGTGAAGCCTATCAGAGACTTTGATGTTTATGTAGGTAAGAAAATGGAAGTAAAAGTGGTTAAGATCAACCACGCTAATGATAACGTTGTTGTTTCTCACAAAGTATTGATCGAGAAAGATCTAGAGAAGCAAAAAGCAGAAATCCTAAACAACCTAGAGAAAGGTCAGGTATTGGAAGGTGTGATCAAGAACATGACCAACTTCGGTGTATTCATCGACTTGGGTGGTGTAGATGGTCTACTTCACATTACAGATATCTCTTGGGGCAGAATCAACCATCCAGAAGAAGTGCTTAACCTTGACGATAAAGTTCAGGTGGTGGTACTTGACTTCGATGATGACAAGAAACGTATCTCTTTGGGTATGAAGCAGCTTACTGCTCATCCTTGGGATTCTCTTTCTGCTGAATTGGAAGTTGGTTCTAAAGTGAAAGGTAAAATCGTTAATGTTGCTGACTATGGTGCATTCCTTGAGTTGGCTCCAGGCGTTGAAGGTTTGATCCACGTATCTGAGATGTCTTGGTCTCAGCACTTGAGAAACCCTGCCGATTTTGTTAAAGTAGGAGACGAAATCGAAGCAGTAGTACTTACTTTGGACAAAGAAGACAGAAAAATGTCTCTTGGTATCAAGCAATTGACTGAAGATCCATGGACTAAGCAAGACATGGTGACTAAGTATGCTGTAAGCACTAAGCACAAAGGCGTGGTAAGAAACTTGACTAATTTCGGATTGTTCCTTGAGCTTGAAGAAGGTATCGACGGTCTTGTACACGTTTCTGATCTTTCTTGGACTAAGAAAATCAAGCACCCATCTGAGTACGTTAAGGTAGGGGATGAATTAGAAGTAATCGTTCTTGAGCTTGATGTTGACAACAGAAGATTGGCCCTAGGTCATAAGCAATTGGAAGAAAACCCATGGGATACTTTTGAAGGTATCTTCCCTGTAGGTTCTGTTCACAAGTGTACTGTTGTTTCTAAAAATGACAAAGGTGCGGTTCTAGAACTTCCTTACGGATTGGAAGGATTCGCTACTATCAAAAACCTAGAGAAAGAAGACGGTTCTCAAGTAGAAGTTGGAGAAGCTCTTGACTTCAGAGTAACTGAATTCTCTAAAGATGATAAGCGTATCGTTCTTTCTCACACTGCTACTTTCAAAGAAGAAGCTATCCCTGCTGCTAAGCCAGCTAAGAAAGCTGCTCCTAAGAAGAAAGCTGCTGGTGCTGAGCCTCAAGAGAAGTCTACTCTTGGAGACCTAGATGCTCTTTCTGCATTGAAAGAGAAAATGGAAGGTGGAGACAAAAAATAA
- a CDS encoding DUF72 domain-containing protein, which yields MKFGSVEDPSSIDFTLPEDHPETKKILNKYKSDKPFEVYVGCAKWNRSDLKGFYPRGTKDELTYYSTQFNSIELNATFYSSPSIEQVKTWADKTPKGFKFFPKIPNSVSHFKRLINVQEPVMAFADAIANFEDKLGMAFLQMHDNFKPKDFDRVEKFVNEFPPEIPLALELRNAEWFANEEVLNNYCNLLVDNNRANIVVDTAGRRDMLHMRLTNDTAFIRYVGANAESDYSRLDDWMERIISWREMGLQKLYFFVHQNIEKESPLLSAYLIKKLNKQFNLDLKIPNEDQ from the coding sequence ATGAAATTCGGAAGTGTTGAAGATCCTTCATCCATAGATTTTACCTTACCGGAAGACCATCCGGAAACAAAAAAAATCCTCAATAAATATAAATCCGACAAACCCTTTGAAGTATATGTGGGATGTGCCAAATGGAACAGGTCTGACCTAAAGGGATTCTACCCAAGAGGCACCAAAGATGAGCTGACCTATTACTCTACACAATTCAACTCCATTGAGCTCAATGCTACATTCTACAGCTCTCCCAGCATAGAACAAGTGAAAACTTGGGCGGACAAAACACCTAAAGGGTTTAAATTCTTTCCTAAAATACCTAATTCTGTCAGCCACTTCAAACGTCTGATCAATGTACAGGAACCTGTAATGGCCTTCGCAGATGCTATTGCCAATTTTGAAGACAAGCTGGGCATGGCTTTTCTTCAAATGCACGATAATTTCAAACCAAAAGATTTTGACAGGGTAGAGAAGTTTGTCAATGAATTCCCACCAGAAATCCCACTTGCCTTGGAATTAAGAAATGCTGAGTGGTTTGCTAATGAAGAGGTTTTGAACAACTATTGTAATCTATTGGTTGACAACAATCGGGCAAATATCGTTGTTGATACAGCAGGCAGAAGGGACATGCTCCATATGAGGCTTACTAATGACACTGCCTTTATTCGTTATGTTGGAGCCAATGCTGAGAGCGATTACAGCCGATTGGATGATTGGATGGAAAGAATCATCAGCTGGAGAGAGATGGGTCTGCAAAAACTCTACTTCTTTGTACATCAAAATATTGAGAAGGAGTCACCCCTACTTTCTGCTTACCTCATCAAAAAACTGAACAAGCAATTTAATCTGGATTTAAAGATCCCCAACGAGGACCAATAG
- a CDS encoding c-type cytochrome → MSIKRSLLSVPFRFCNMALIFFLLIGINAFAADPEVSDSDEAVKAGESLFNANCKTCHKLDQKFTGPALRGVSDRRDIAWIQAFVKNSQKVIQAGDPTATALFAEFNNTVMPAHPFLSDEDVMSLLSYIEFGGKEEAAVATAEGGAGAAATTGGVPSEYLTIILAVLVVVLLLILIVLGLIVSVLTKYLNKQPLEEDDKEFINQKTDLKKVFRSDAFIIIITAIVISLVAKTAIDGLFSVGVQQGYQPTQPIAFSHKLHAGDKEIPCQYCHTGVEIGRSANIPSPNICMNCHMHIQNVEGKEGVSTEIQKIYDAIDNDQPIEWVRVHNLPDLAYFNHSQHVKVGQIECQTCHGPIEEMEVVGQHSALTMGWCIDCHRKTDIQTAGNEYYDKLVQLHAESKSKDALKVKDIGGLECAKCHY, encoded by the coding sequence ATGTCAATCAAACGCTCATTATTAAGTGTTCCGTTCAGATTTTGCAACATGGCGTTGATTTTTTTCCTTTTGATAGGAATAAATGCTTTTGCTGCTGACCCTGAAGTATCTGATAGTGATGAAGCCGTCAAGGCCGGTGAGTCACTCTTCAATGCTAATTGTAAAACCTGTCACAAGCTAGATCAAAAGTTTACTGGCCCTGCATTAAGAGGTGTAAGTGATCGTAGAGATATAGCCTGGATCCAGGCATTCGTTAAAAACTCACAAAAAGTGATCCAAGCTGGAGATCCTACAGCTACTGCTCTTTTTGCAGAATTTAACAACACGGTGATGCCTGCCCACCCATTCTTAAGTGATGAAGACGTCATGAGCCTGTTGTCTTACATTGAGTTTGGAGGTAAGGAAGAAGCTGCGGTCGCTACTGCCGAAGGAGGTGCTGGTGCTGCAGCAACAACTGGAGGTGTTCCAAGTGAATACTTAACCATTATTTTAGCGGTTTTAGTGGTTGTGTTGTTGTTGATCCTAATTGTTTTAGGACTGATTGTTTCCGTGTTGACCAAATACTTGAACAAGCAGCCACTTGAGGAAGATGACAAAGAGTTTATCAATCAAAAGACAGATCTTAAGAAAGTATTCAGAAGTGACGCTTTCATAATCATTATCACAGCGATAGTTATATCTCTTGTAGCTAAAACAGCAATTGATGGCTTGTTCTCAGTAGGTGTTCAACAAGGTTACCAACCAACACAGCCTATTGCTTTCTCTCACAAGCTTCACGCTGGTGATAAAGAGATTCCTTGTCAGTACTGTCACACCGGAGTTGAGATCGGAAGGTCTGCCAATATTCCTTCTCCTAACATCTGTATGAACTGCCATATGCACATTCAGAATGTGGAGGGTAAAGAAGGTGTGTCCACTGAGATTCAGAAAATATACGATGCAATAGATAATGATCAGCCGATAGAGTGGGTAAGGGTTCACAACCTACCTGATTTGGCATATTTCAATCACTCACAACACGTGAAGGTGGGTCAGATTGAGTGTCAAACTTGTCACGGTCCTATAGAGGAGATGGAAGTAGTAGGCCAGCACAGTGCCTTGACTATGGGATGGTGTATTGACTGTCACAGAAAGACAGACATCCAAACTGCTGGTAACGAGTACTACGATAAGTTGGTACAGTTGCACGCGGAGTCTAAATCAAA